The window AGCAAGTCGAGGCGCCCGCGGGCGCCTTGCGACCTGGTACCGCTCTCGTAGGCCGGTCGGAGCCTATTGAACCTCGACGGTGGCTCCGGCGTCCTCGAACTTCTTCTTGATCTCTTCGGCCTCTTCTTTGCTGACGCCTTCCTTAACGGCCTTGGGAGCGCTCTCCACCAAATCCTTGGCTTCCTTCAAACCCAGGCTGGTCACTTCGCGGACCGCCTTAATGACGTTGATTTTCTTGGCGCCGATATCCTTGAGAACCACATCGAATTCGGTCTTCTCCTCGGCGGCTGCGCCGGCATCGGCCGCACCCGCGGCTCCAGCGGCGGCCACAGGAGCCATGGCGGCGGCCGTAATGCCGAACTTCTCTTCCATGTCCTTGACCAACTCGTTGACTTCCAGGATGGTGGCACCCTCGATCCATTCCAAAACTTGCTCACGCGTAACCGACATTCTGTATCCTCCAGATTCTTTCTCTGATTGCTTACTTGTCTTTTTTCTCGGCGATCTGCGCCAGGCAAGAAGCCATATTGCGCAGAGGCGACTGCAAAGCCGCGGCGAACTGCCGTACAGGAGCCTGCATGAGGAAAACCAGCTTGGAAAGCAGTTCCTCGCGCGAAGGCATGTCGG is drawn from Acidobacteriota bacterium and contains these coding sequences:
- the rplL gene encoding 50S ribosomal protein L7/L12, giving the protein MSVTREQVLEWIEGATILEVNELVKDMEEKFGITAAAMAPVAAAGAAGAADAGAAAEEKTEFDVVLKDIGAKKINVIKAVREVTSLGLKEAKDLVESAPKAVKEGVSKEEAEEIKKKFEDAGATVEVQ